From a single Mycolicibacterium mengxianglii genomic region:
- a CDS encoding ABC transporter ATP-binding protein produces MSVTEWRGRFDDQQDDDSPIDEKQPRRREATALLLDLLRPFRAAVMVLAVVVVVENAARLTVPLLIQRGIDHGIPPIVDSGSARELLLVVGALCAVVLVQAISRMFFLRRSGRIGQTVLLELRRRLFRHFGRLDVAFHDRYTSGRVVSRSTNDIEAIQEMLQNGFDSLITAVLTMFGTAALLIVLDWRLGLICLVAFPILVALAAWFRAESAKTYREVRESAALVIVQFVETMTGIKAVQAYRRERRNQEIFEDVADRYKEVNEKTFKLLAVFMPGVKLVGNLTTGAVLLYGGYRVLHGEMTIGTLAAFLLYLRMFFEPMQEITQFFNTFQSAASALEKLAGVLGTQPAIVDPVSPTRLDQVRGEVAFHDVEFSYVPGRPVLPKLSLTVPAGQTVALVGTTGAGKTTIAKLIARFYDPTSGAVTLDGTDLRDLRQSELRRHVVMVTQENFMFDGSIADNIRFGRPEATDAEVRAAAEAVGADRFITALPEGYDTDVAKRGGRLSAGQRQLVAFARAFLADPAVLILDEATSSLDIPSERMVQQALETVLADRTALVIAHRLSTVEVADRVLVLEHGRIIEDGSPAELIREDSGHYAALHQAWVHSLA; encoded by the coding sequence ATGAGTGTGACCGAATGGCGTGGCCGCTTCGACGACCAGCAAGACGACGACTCGCCCATCGACGAGAAGCAGCCCCGGCGCCGGGAAGCCACGGCGCTGCTGCTGGACCTGCTGCGCCCGTTCCGGGCTGCGGTGATGGTCCTGGCTGTGGTGGTGGTCGTGGAGAACGCCGCCCGGCTGACGGTTCCACTGCTGATCCAGCGCGGTATCGACCACGGCATCCCGCCGATCGTCGACAGTGGCTCGGCGCGCGAACTGCTGCTCGTCGTGGGTGCGCTGTGCGCCGTGGTGCTGGTGCAGGCGATCAGCCGGATGTTCTTCCTGCGCCGGTCCGGGCGGATCGGTCAGACGGTGCTGCTGGAGTTGCGGCGACGGCTGTTCCGCCACTTCGGCCGGCTCGACGTCGCCTTCCATGACCGCTACACCTCCGGCCGGGTGGTGAGCCGTTCCACCAACGACATCGAAGCCATCCAGGAGATGCTGCAGAACGGCTTCGACAGTCTGATCACAGCGGTCCTCACCATGTTCGGTACCGCCGCGCTGCTGATCGTGCTCGACTGGCGGCTGGGGTTGATCTGCCTGGTCGCCTTCCCGATCCTGGTGGCGTTGGCCGCCTGGTTCCGCGCCGAGTCCGCGAAGACCTACCGCGAGGTCCGCGAGAGCGCGGCCCTGGTCATCGTGCAGTTCGTCGAGACCATGACCGGGATCAAGGCGGTGCAGGCCTACCGGCGCGAGCGGCGCAACCAGGAGATCTTCGAAGACGTCGCCGACCGCTACAAGGAGGTCAACGAGAAGACCTTCAAACTGCTGGCCGTCTTCATGCCGGGGGTCAAGCTGGTCGGCAATCTCACCACCGGGGCCGTGCTGCTCTACGGCGGTTACCGCGTGCTGCACGGGGAGATGACGATCGGCACCCTGGCCGCGTTCCTGCTGTATCTGCGGATGTTCTTCGAGCCGATGCAGGAGATCACCCAGTTCTTCAACACCTTCCAGTCGGCGGCGTCGGCGTTGGAGAAGCTGGCCGGGGTGCTGGGAACGCAGCCGGCCATCGTTGATCCGGTTTCGCCGACACGGCTCGACCAGGTGCGCGGGGAGGTCGCATTCCACGACGTCGAGTTCTCCTACGTGCCGGGGCGCCCGGTTCTGCCGAAGTTGTCGCTGACGGTGCCGGCCGGCCAGACGGTCGCACTGGTGGGCACCACCGGAGCGGGCAAGACCACCATCGCCAAGCTGATCGCCCGCTTTTACGACCCCACCTCCGGCGCGGTGACCCTCGACGGCACGGATCTGCGTGACCTGCGGCAGAGCGAGCTGCGCCGCCACGTGGTGATGGTGACGCAGGAGAACTTCATGTTCGACGGTTCCATCGCCGACAACATCCGGTTCGGCCGCCCGGAGGCCACCGACGCCGAAGTGCGGGCCGCCGCCGAGGCTGTGGGCGCGGACCGGTTCATCACCGCACTGCCGGAGGGCTACGACACCGATGTCGCCAAACGCGGTGGCCGGCTTTCAGCGGGGCAGCGCCAACTCGTCGCGTTCGCCCGCGCGTTCCTGGCCGACCCGGCGGTGCTGATCCTCGACGAGGCCACCTCCTCGCTGGACATCCCGAGTGAGCGGATGGTGCAGCAGGCACTGGAAACGGTCTTGGCGGACCGCACTGCGTTGGTGATCGCGCACCGGTTGTCCACCGTCGAGGTGGCCGATCGCGTGCTGGTGCTCGAGCATGGCCGGATCATCGAGGACGGCTCACCGGCAGAGCTGATCCGCGAAGACAGCGGCCACTATGCCGCGCTGCACCAGGCCTGGGTGCACTCGCTGGCGTAG
- the prrA gene encoding two-component system response regulator PrrA produces MDSGTASPRVLVVDDDADVLASLERGLRLSGFEVSTAVDGAEALRSATETRPDAIVLDINMPVLDGVSVVTALRAMDNDVPVCVLSARSSVDDRVAGLEAGADDYLVKPFVLAELVARVKALLRRRGATATFSSETISVGPLEVDIPGRRARVNGVDVDLTKREFDLLAVLAEHKTAVLSRAQLLELVWGYDFAADTNVVDVFIGYLRRKLEAGGAPRLLHTVRGVGFVLRTQ; encoded by the coding sequence ATGGACAGTGGCACCGCCTCACCCCGGGTCTTGGTGGTCGACGACGATGCGGACGTGCTCGCCTCGCTGGAACGCGGGCTGCGGCTGTCGGGATTCGAAGTGTCCACCGCGGTCGACGGCGCCGAAGCCTTGCGCAGCGCCACCGAGACCAGGCCCGACGCGATTGTGCTCGACATCAACATGCCCGTCCTCGACGGCGTGAGCGTGGTGACCGCGCTGCGCGCGATGGACAACGACGTGCCGGTCTGTGTGCTGTCCGCCCGCAGTTCGGTCGACGACCGGGTGGCCGGACTCGAGGCCGGCGCCGACGACTACCTGGTCAAACCGTTTGTGCTCGCCGAGCTGGTGGCGCGGGTCAAGGCGCTGTTGCGGCGACGCGGCGCCACCGCGACGTTCTCGTCCGAGACCATTTCGGTGGGCCCCCTGGAAGTGGACATCCCCGGGCGCCGGGCTCGGGTCAACGGAGTCGACGTGGATCTGACCAAACGCGAGTTCGACCTGCTGGCGGTGCTGGCCGAACACAAAACCGCGGTGCTGTCACGGGCCCAGCTCCTCGAGCTGGTGTGGGGGTACGACTTCGCCGCCGACACGAACGTCGTCGACGTCTTCATCGGCTACCTGCGTCGCAAACTCGAAGCCGGTGGCGCACCGCGCCTGCTGCACACCGTCCGCGGCGTGGGATTCGTGCTGAGGACCCAGTAG
- a CDS encoding ABC transporter ATP-binding protein, protein MSMETVARHALYRQMKSDGTELRALADTSLLRRIWAFSARHHRRLGVFVGVSVLSALLTVATPLLAGRVVDEIVRGGAARTVVLLASVIAAVAIAEAAVAMGTRWLSSTIGEGLILDLRTAVFDHVQRMPVAFFTRTRTGALVSRLGNDVIGAQRAFSDTLSGVVTNLVTLSLTLVVMLGISWQITLLSLVLMPLFLLPARRIGRTMATLSREKSIYNATMNSQMTERFSAPGATLIKLFGNPASESAEFAQRAGRVRDIGVKTSMLQATFMNSLTLMSALALALVYGLGGVLAIGGTLQAGAIVSLALLLTRLYAPLTALANAHIEIASALVSFERVFEVLDLVPLIQEKPDARAVPDGDVTVEFDDVRFSYPSADKVSLASLEEVAVLPKNEVRGGAEVLHGISFRAEPGQMVALVGSSGAGKSTIASLLSRLYDVDSGAVRLAGVDVRDLTAASLRETVGLVTQDGHLFHDSIGANLRLANPAADDDELWEALRRARLEDVVAQMPDGLDTVVGERGYRLSGGQRQRLTIARLLLGRSRVVVLDEATAALDSSSEAAVQQALSEALAGRTSLVIAHRLSTVRAADLILVVEDGRIVERGTHAALLARGGRYAELYETQFGQQAA, encoded by the coding sequence ATGAGCATGGAGACGGTGGCCCGACACGCCCTCTACCGGCAGATGAAGTCGGACGGCACGGAACTGCGCGCACTGGCCGATACGTCGCTCCTTCGTCGGATCTGGGCTTTCTCCGCGCGACACCACCGCAGACTCGGGGTTTTCGTCGGAGTCAGCGTGCTCAGCGCGCTGCTCACGGTGGCCACTCCGCTGCTGGCCGGGCGGGTGGTCGACGAGATCGTGCGTGGCGGCGCCGCCCGGACCGTGGTGCTGCTGGCGTCGGTCATCGCGGCGGTGGCCATCGCGGAAGCCGCGGTGGCCATGGGAACCCGCTGGCTGTCGTCCACCATCGGTGAGGGTTTGATCCTGGACCTGCGCACCGCGGTCTTCGACCACGTGCAGCGAATGCCGGTGGCGTTTTTCACCCGCACCCGCACCGGTGCCCTGGTGTCGCGGCTGGGCAATGACGTCATCGGCGCGCAGCGGGCCTTCTCCGACACCTTGTCCGGTGTGGTGACCAACCTGGTGACCCTGAGTTTGACGCTGGTGGTGATGCTCGGCATCTCCTGGCAGATCACGCTGCTGTCGCTGGTGCTGATGCCGCTGTTCCTGCTGCCCGCCCGGCGCATCGGGCGCACCATGGCCACGCTGAGCCGGGAGAAGTCGATCTACAACGCCACCATGAACTCGCAGATGACGGAACGGTTCTCCGCCCCCGGCGCGACGTTGATCAAACTGTTCGGCAACCCTGCCAGTGAATCGGCGGAGTTCGCGCAGCGGGCTGGGCGGGTGCGCGATATCGGTGTCAAGACCTCGATGTTGCAGGCGACGTTCATGAACTCGCTGACACTGATGTCGGCGCTGGCCTTGGCGCTGGTCTACGGGCTCGGCGGTGTGCTGGCCATCGGCGGGACGTTGCAGGCCGGGGCGATCGTCTCGTTGGCGCTGTTGCTGACCCGGCTCTACGCGCCGCTGACCGCGCTGGCCAACGCGCACATCGAGATCGCTTCGGCGCTGGTCAGCTTCGAGCGGGTCTTCGAGGTGCTGGACCTGGTGCCGCTGATCCAGGAGAAGCCGGACGCGCGCGCGGTCCCCGACGGTGACGTCACGGTCGAATTCGACGACGTCCGCTTCAGCTATCCGTCGGCGGACAAGGTGTCACTGGCGTCTCTGGAAGAGGTGGCAGTGCTGCCCAAGAACGAAGTCCGCGGTGGGGCCGAGGTCCTGCACGGTATCTCGTTCCGCGCCGAACCCGGGCAGATGGTCGCGTTGGTGGGATCGTCGGGTGCGGGGAAATCGACCATCGCGTCGCTGCTGTCGCGGCTCTACGACGTTGACTCGGGGGCGGTGCGTCTGGCCGGGGTGGATGTGCGCGACCTGACTGCGGCATCCCTGCGCGAGACGGTGGGACTGGTCACCCAGGACGGGCACCTGTTCCATGACTCGATCGGGGCCAACCTACGGCTGGCGAATCCGGCTGCCGATGACGACGAGCTGTGGGAGGCGTTGCGCCGGGCCCGGCTCGAGGACGTGGTGGCGCAGATGCCCGACGGGCTCGACACGGTGGTCGGCGAACGGGGCTATCGCCTCTCCGGCGGGCAGCGGCAGCGGTTGACCATCGCTCGGTTGCTGCTGGGACGTTCCCGGGTGGTGGTTCTCGACGAGGCGACGGCCGCGCTGGATTCGTCGTCGGAAGCTGCTGTGCAGCAAGCACTTTCCGAGGCGCTGGCCGGGCGCACGTCGCTGGTCATCGCACACCGGCTGTCCACGGTGCGGGCCGCGGACCTGATTCTGGTGGTCGAGGACGGCCGCATCGTCGAACGCGGAACACACGCCGCACTGTTGGCCCGTGGCGGGCGGTACGCCGAGCTGTACGAAACCCAGTTCGGTCAGCAGGCCGCGTGA
- a CDS encoding ABC transporter ATP-binding protein: protein MDEGLRSVPAIAAKPARRRAGSDLVRLLPYLMPYRGRWIAMIVVALASLAATITIPLMTKAVIDGPVRHQDQQGLWILGSAALGVGLTEAILWFIRRWLVARATMGVEADIRKDLYARLQVLPMSFHTRWQSGQLLSRVMNDLSSIRRFLSFGLVFLMLNVIQIVVVTGILLAMYWPLGVVVVVSIVPITCVVLYFEREFTRLSRLAQDQAGHVATHVEEAALGMRVVKSFGREEYVYDRFDEQATKLYETQIAKVGVSAKFWTLLEVIPNLTLIIVLGFGAYAAGTGAVTMGTLVAFITMMLSLVWPIASLGFLLSMMQESFTASNRIAEIFDAPREITDGPENTPPRGGRLELVDVGFRFPDAADDKWVLRHVNLTVEPGQTMALVGATGSGKSVLVALLSRLYDVTEGAIRVDGRDIREMSLPALRAAVATAFEDPTLFSMSVAENLRLGRPDASDDDLSEAIDVAAAGFVYDLPYSLDTRIGEQGMSLSGGQRQRLSLARAILAGPRILVLDDTLSALDVHTEAAVTEALRRVLVSVTGLIIAHRASTVLLADQVALLQDGTVTAVGTHSELLEAVPAYRYLLAADDAFDDGAEQEPPWAEDLDRAELEHEYCEQHATDDACAAREFAGLDRERG from the coding sequence ATGGATGAGGGGCTGCGCTCGGTGCCGGCCATTGCGGCCAAACCCGCGCGGCGCCGTGCCGGTTCGGACCTGGTGCGGCTGCTGCCGTACCTGATGCCCTACCGCGGGCGCTGGATCGCCATGATCGTCGTCGCCCTGGCCAGCCTGGCCGCCACCATCACGATCCCGCTGATGACCAAGGCGGTGATCGACGGGCCGGTGCGCCACCAGGACCAGCAGGGGCTGTGGATCCTGGGCTCGGCAGCGCTGGGTGTGGGCCTCACCGAGGCAATCCTGTGGTTCATCCGGCGCTGGCTGGTAGCCCGGGCCACCATGGGGGTCGAGGCCGACATCCGCAAGGACCTCTACGCGCGGTTGCAGGTGCTGCCGATGTCCTTCCACACCCGTTGGCAGTCCGGTCAGCTGCTGTCCCGGGTGATGAACGATCTGTCGTCCATCCGCCGGTTCCTGTCGTTCGGGCTGGTGTTCCTGATGCTCAACGTCATCCAGATCGTCGTCGTCACCGGCATCCTGCTGGCGATGTACTGGCCGCTGGGCGTCGTGGTGGTGGTCTCGATCGTGCCGATCACGTGTGTGGTCCTGTACTTCGAGCGCGAGTTCACCCGGCTGTCGCGGCTGGCGCAGGACCAGGCCGGTCACGTCGCCACTCATGTCGAGGAGGCCGCGCTCGGTATGCGTGTGGTCAAGTCGTTCGGCCGGGAAGAGTATGTCTACGACCGGTTCGACGAGCAGGCCACCAAGCTCTACGAGACCCAGATCGCCAAGGTCGGCGTCTCGGCGAAGTTCTGGACGCTGCTGGAAGTGATCCCCAACCTGACGTTGATCATCGTGCTGGGATTCGGCGCCTATGCCGCAGGCACCGGCGCGGTGACCATGGGCACGCTCGTCGCCTTCATCACGATGATGCTGTCGCTGGTGTGGCCGATCGCCTCGCTGGGTTTCCTGCTGTCGATGATGCAGGAGTCGTTCACCGCGTCCAACCGCATCGCCGAGATCTTCGATGCCCCGCGGGAGATCACCGACGGGCCGGAAAACACCCCGCCGCGCGGGGGCCGCCTGGAGCTGGTCGACGTCGGGTTCCGGTTCCCGGACGCCGCCGATGACAAATGGGTGCTGCGGCATGTCAATCTCACGGTCGAACCCGGCCAGACGATGGCGCTGGTGGGGGCGACGGGCTCGGGCAAGTCGGTGTTGGTGGCGCTGCTCTCGCGGTTGTACGACGTCACCGAGGGCGCCATCCGGGTCGACGGCCGCGATATCCGTGAGATGAGCCTGCCGGCGTTGCGCGCCGCGGTCGCCACCGCCTTCGAAGATCCGACCCTGTTCTCCATGTCGGTGGCAGAGAACCTCCGGCTGGGGCGCCCGGATGCGTCCGACGACGACCTCTCCGAGGCCATCGACGTCGCCGCGGCCGGCTTCGTCTACGACCTGCCCTACAGCCTGGACACCCGCATCGGCGAGCAGGGCATGAGCCTGTCCGGCGGTCAGCGGCAACGTCTTTCGCTGGCCCGGGCCATCCTGGCCGGCCCGCGGATCCTGGTGCTCGACGACACCCTGTCTGCCCTCGACGTGCACACCGAGGCCGCGGTCACCGAGGCGCTGCGTCGGGTGCTGGTGTCGGTGACCGGCCTGATCATCGCGCACCGCGCTTCGACGGTGCTGCTCGCCGATCAGGTGGCGTTGCTGCAGGACGGCACCGTCACCGCCGTCGGCACCCACTCGGAGTTGCTCGAGGCGGTGCCGGCTTACCGCTATCTCCTGGCCGCCGACGACGCATTCGACGACGGCGCCGAACAGGAACCGCCCTGGGCGGAGGATCTGGACCGCGCTGAACTCGAGCACGAGTACTGCGAACAGCACGCCACCGACGACGCCTGCGCGGCACGTGAGTTCGCCGGGCTGGACCGGGAGCGCGGATGA
- a CDS encoding HAMP domain-containing sensor histidine kinase: MDYLSRFFTRTPSLRTRVAFATAIGAAIVVTIVGTIVWVGITNDRKERLDRRLDEAAGFAIPFLPRGLDEIPRSPNDADAVITVRRGGEVKSNTNVILPQLDTDYADTEIAGVRYRVRTVEISGPSGPMSVAVGDTYDDTIADTNALHRRVLMICVLAVGAAALLGWLLAAFAVRPLRRLAQQTRTVDAGDEAPEIEVRGATEAVEIAEAMKGMLQRLWKEQDRTKEALASARDFAAVSSHELRTPLTAMRTNLEVLTTLDLPEEQRKEVLHDVVRTQSRIEATLGALERLAQGELSTSDDHVTVDITELLDRAAHDAMRVFPDLDVSLAPAPTVIIVGLPAGLRLAVDNAIANAVKHGNATRVQLSAVSSRAGVEIAVDDDGCGVPESERELVFDRFSRGSTASHSGSGLGLALVAQQAQLHGGTATLEYSPLGGARLMLRLPGPRPATP, from the coding sequence ATGGACTACCTGTCGCGATTCTTCACCCGGACGCCTTCGCTGCGGACCAGAGTGGCGTTCGCGACAGCCATCGGCGCGGCCATCGTCGTCACCATCGTCGGCACCATCGTCTGGGTCGGCATCACCAACGACCGCAAGGAACGGCTGGATCGCAGGCTCGACGAGGCCGCAGGTTTCGCCATACCCTTCCTGCCGCGCGGTCTCGACGAGATCCCCCGCTCCCCCAATGACGCCGACGCGGTGATCACCGTGCGCCGCGGCGGCGAGGTGAAGTCGAACACCAATGTGATCCTGCCGCAGCTCGACACCGACTATGCCGACACCGAGATCGCCGGCGTCCGCTACCGGGTGCGCACCGTCGAGATCAGCGGGCCCTCCGGCCCCATGTCGGTAGCCGTCGGCGACACCTACGACGACACCATCGCCGACACCAATGCGCTGCACCGGCGGGTCCTGATGATCTGCGTGCTGGCGGTGGGTGCGGCCGCGCTGCTGGGATGGCTGCTGGCCGCATTCGCGGTGCGCCCGCTCAGGCGGCTGGCCCAGCAGACCCGCACTGTGGACGCCGGCGACGAAGCCCCCGAGATCGAAGTCCGCGGCGCCACCGAAGCCGTCGAGATCGCCGAGGCCATGAAAGGCATGCTCCAGCGGCTGTGGAAAGAGCAGGACCGCACCAAAGAGGCGTTGGCGTCGGCCCGCGACTTCGCCGCGGTGTCCTCCCATGAGCTGCGCACTCCACTGACCGCGATGCGCACCAATCTTGAAGTGCTGACCACCCTGGACCTGCCCGAGGAGCAACGCAAAGAGGTGCTCCACGACGTGGTTCGCACCCAGTCGCGCATCGAGGCCACCCTCGGCGCTCTCGAACGCCTGGCCCAGGGCGAGCTGTCCACCTCCGATGACCACGTGACCGTCGACATCACCGAACTGCTGGACCGCGCCGCCCACGACGCCATGCGGGTCTTCCCCGATCTCGACGTCTCCCTGGCCCCGGCGCCGACGGTGATCATCGTCGGCTTGCCCGCGGGACTGCGACTGGCAGTGGACAACGCCATCGCCAATGCGGTCAAGCACGGCAACGCCACGCGGGTGCAGTTGTCGGCCGTCAGTTCGCGGGCCGGGGTGGAGATCGCCGTCGACGACGACGGCTGCGGAGTTCCGGAGTCCGAACGTGAATTGGTGTTCGACCGGTTCTCCCGCGGTTCCACGGCCTCACATTCGGGGTCGGGTCTGGGATTGGCGCTGGTTGCCCAACAGGCCCAATTGCACGGAGGCACTGCAACTTTGGAGTACAGCCCGCTCGGCGGCGCGCGCCTGATGCTACGGTTGCCCGGCCCGCGCCCGGCCACACCGTAG